The following proteins come from a genomic window of Sporosarcina sp. 6E9:
- the rluF gene encoding 23S rRNA pseudouridine(2604) synthase RluF: MRINKYLSSAGIVSRRGADKWIEDGRITINGQPAELGSRVNEGDVVLADGKPVKTEEQLVYIALNKPVGITSTTERHIEGNVVDFVNHPLRIFHIGRLDKDSDGLLLLTNDGDVVNEILREEHGHEKEYIVTVDKPITREFVRKMESGVDILGTTTKPCKVKQLGPRKFNITLTQGLNRQIRRMCSALGFTVKSLQRTRILNIHLGDLPNGQWRDLTEDELREMFKMMNYEPKR; this comes from the coding sequence ATGAGAATCAATAAATACCTAAGCTCGGCTGGCATTGTCTCAAGACGCGGCGCAGATAAATGGATCGAAGACGGGCGCATCACGATTAACGGGCAGCCCGCAGAACTCGGTAGCCGGGTTAATGAAGGAGACGTCGTCCTTGCAGACGGAAAACCAGTGAAAACCGAAGAACAACTCGTCTATATTGCACTGAATAAACCCGTCGGCATTACGAGCACAACAGAACGCCATATTGAAGGGAATGTCGTCGACTTCGTTAACCATCCATTGCGTATTTTTCATATCGGTAGACTCGATAAAGACTCGGATGGCCTCTTACTTTTGACGAACGATGGGGATGTCGTGAACGAAATCCTTCGTGAAGAACACGGTCATGAAAAAGAATACATCGTCACAGTCGACAAACCGATTACCAGAGAGTTTGTGAGGAAAATGGAGTCCGGCGTCGATATTCTTGGGACGACGACAAAACCATGTAAAGTGAAACAACTCGGACCGCGAAAATTCAACATCACACTTACACAAGGCCTCAATCGACAAATTCGTCGTATGTGTTCCGCACTCGGCTTCACAGTCAAAAGCCTACAGCGCACACGCATCCTAAACATTCATCTCGGAGACTTACCAAATGGACAATGGCGCGATTTAACCGAAGATGAACTTCGTGAAATGTTTAAGATGATGAATTATGAACCGAAACGATAA
- a CDS encoding amino acid ABC transporter ATP-binding protein: MLKAVNIHKSFGDLEVLKGIDIDVKAGEVIVLVGVSGSGKSTLLRCLNFLEIINEGEISIDNRKINRKKENLSNVRAEVGMVFQHFNLFPHKTVLENIIEAPIIVKKMNKEEAKKEALMILENVDLADKANVYPNKLSGGQKQRVAIARALAMRPKALLFDEPTSALDPELVGEVLQVMKNLANGGMTMVVVTHEMKFAKEVADRIIMLDEGRIIEDATPEQFFNHSKNERTRQFLEMVNV; this comes from the coding sequence ATGCTTAAAGCGGTAAACATTCACAAGTCCTTTGGTGATTTGGAAGTATTAAAAGGAATCGACATTGATGTAAAAGCTGGAGAAGTCATTGTTCTTGTCGGCGTGAGCGGATCTGGAAAAAGCACGCTCCTTCGTTGTTTAAATTTCTTGGAGATAATCAATGAAGGTGAAATTTCAATTGATAACCGCAAAATCAATCGAAAGAAAGAAAACTTATCAAATGTACGCGCAGAAGTTGGCATGGTGTTCCAACATTTCAACCTCTTTCCCCATAAGACAGTGCTTGAAAATATAATAGAAGCACCGATTATTGTAAAAAAGATGAATAAAGAAGAGGCCAAGAAGGAGGCGTTGATGATTCTCGAAAACGTCGATTTGGCTGACAAAGCAAATGTGTACCCCAATAAATTATCCGGTGGGCAAAAACAACGTGTCGCAATTGCGAGAGCCCTTGCGATGAGACCGAAAGCTTTGTTATTCGATGAACCGACATCGGCCCTTGACCCTGAACTCGTCGGGGAAGTGCTTCAAGTGATGAAAAACTTGGCAAATGGTGGAATGACAATGGTCGTCGTTACTCATGAAATGAAGTTCGCCAAGGAAGTAGCTGACCGGATCATCATGCTAGATGAAGGACGCATCATTGAAGATGCCACGCCTGAACAATTTTTCAATCACTCAAAAAACGAACGCACACGACAATTTTTAGAAATGGTCAATGTGTAA
- a CDS encoding amino acid ABC transporter permease gives MPEIFITLYEVFMRTYEGFLKAALITLQLTAIAVVIGTAFGIVFALMKISGSKILQTIANLYITLIRGTPLIVQIMFLYYGITSIIILSNFWAGAIALGVHNGAYIAEIFRGAIQGVDRGQREASLAVGMNRSQTMRRIIFPQALRRAIPPLGNQFIITLKDSSLVYVIGVSELFGLANRESASSFQPFETFLVVGFYYLVLVLIFSGLLKWYENKLDVDKA, from the coding sequence GTGCCTGAAATATTTATTACTTTATATGAAGTATTTATGCGAACATATGAAGGTTTTCTAAAAGCAGCACTCATTACATTGCAATTAACAGCGATTGCTGTCGTGATTGGTACCGCATTTGGTATTGTCTTTGCTTTAATGAAAATATCGGGATCAAAAATACTGCAAACAATTGCGAACTTGTATATTACGTTAATTCGCGGGACGCCATTAATTGTACAAATCATGTTTCTTTATTACGGAATTACCTCGATTATCATCCTGTCGAATTTTTGGGCAGGCGCAATTGCGCTAGGTGTTCATAATGGTGCATATATTGCTGAAATTTTTAGAGGTGCCATACAGGGCGTCGACCGCGGACAACGTGAAGCGAGCCTTGCCGTGGGTATGAACCGTTCGCAAACAATGCGCCGAATCATCTTCCCGCAAGCACTACGGAGAGCGATTCCGCCATTGGGAAACCAGTTCATCATCACGCTGAAAGACTCATCGCTTGTCTATGTCATCGGTGTTTCTGAACTGTTTGGGCTTGCTAACCGGGAATCAGCTTCATCTTTCCAACCATTCGAAACGTTTCTAGTCGTTGGATTCTACTACCTAGTACTCGTGCTGATATTCTCTGGATTATTAAAATGGTACGAAAATAAATTAGATGTTGATAAAGCATAA
- a CDS encoding transporter substrate-binding domain-containing protein → MSKLKSLFLLLVATVLLLSACGEDKKAEDNGASKEPGVNYELVKKGSLTFAASGLYKPFNFEEGGELTGFDIEIGNAIAEKMGLEPNPVTNPFETILQGLVEEKYDAIIGSMAYTKKRAEQANFTEPYYYSGGMIFVSKDNTEIKSADDLKGKKIGVVAQSTYEEPAKTLSDNLQYYSSDVVALKDLTIKGRLDAVITADIVGFEAIENGFEVKEVGKPLWVEQPSIAVRKDNDELREAIDEALQEIIDDGTYDEISKKWFDRNLLDLDLEGVELLE, encoded by the coding sequence ATGTCGAAATTGAAATCATTATTTCTATTACTAGTTGCTACAGTTCTACTATTATCAGCATGTGGGGAAGATAAAAAAGCTGAAGATAATGGGGCAAGTAAAGAACCTGGGGTAAACTATGAACTTGTTAAAAAAGGTAGTTTAACATTCGCGGCAAGTGGATTATATAAGCCATTTAACTTCGAAGAAGGCGGCGAACTCACTGGATTTGATATTGAAATTGGGAACGCAATCGCGGAGAAGATGGGTCTAGAACCAAATCCAGTGACGAATCCATTTGAGACAATTTTACAAGGCCTCGTGGAGGAAAAATACGATGCCATCATTGGTTCAATGGCCTACACAAAAAAACGTGCAGAACAGGCAAATTTCACTGAACCTTATTACTACTCTGGCGGCATGATATTTGTTTCAAAAGATAACACGGAGATAAAATCAGCAGATGATCTTAAAGGGAAGAAAATTGGCGTTGTTGCGCAATCGACTTACGAAGAGCCAGCCAAAACACTTTCTGACAACCTGCAGTATTACAGCAGTGACGTCGTCGCACTTAAAGACTTAACGATTAAAGGACGACTAGATGCAGTGATTACAGCGGATATCGTCGGATTTGAAGCGATTGAGAATGGATTTGAAGTCAAAGAAGTCGGAAAACCGCTTTGGGTTGAACAACCTTCCATTGCCGTGAGAAAGGACAATGACGAGTTAAGAGAAGCGATTGACGAAGCACTTCAAGAGATAATTGATGACGGAACTTATGATGAAATTTCGAAAAAGTGGTTTGACCGAAATTTACTGGACCTCGATTTAGAAGGCGTTGAATTGTTAGAGTGA
- the dacB gene encoding D-alanyl-D-alanine carboxypeptidase/D-alanyl-D-alanine-endopeptidase, translating into MNKRRIVKTIVFFVLILLVVIVPVLLNPSDKSEVVSPSSKEYVFKEIQPNEEMKAPIPTHANLEDQLNKVLKDARLQGATTSISIRNAVDGKVLYSNLGDTRVHPASVMKLFTGVAALETLGPQHTFKTELYTDGKIKDGKLQGNLYIKGLGDPTLTTGDLFTFVTELKEKGIHTVAGNLFGDDTWYDDERLSQDLNWSDEPYYSGAQVSALTLSPNDDFDAGTVIVDVYPATKSGEPGTIRMVPENSYLKIVNKTKTVAKNGTSYIKAERMHGSNTIIVTGTIPLGLKQNRSWASVWEPTNYTMNVFKHVLDEQGIKFTNVTQVGTGSVPSGATLLATKQSMPLKELLTPFMKLSNNGHGEVLVKEMGRVIGGTGSWNKGLGMMNHTLADIGINMNTMLLRDGSGMSHKTLVTANEVTNLLYLAQEKPWYEEFMNSLPVAGIEERFVGGTLRYRMNGTAAENKVKAKTGTLNGVSSLAGYAETKDGEVLIFSAIINNHLDDTAYGLLDEIAVIIASYKRD; encoded by the coding sequence TTGAATAAACGACGGATAGTAAAAACAATTGTTTTTTTCGTGCTTATACTGCTAGTGGTAATTGTCCCAGTGCTCCTGAATCCATCAGACAAATCAGAAGTTGTCTCGCCTTCTTCTAAAGAATACGTTTTTAAAGAAATTCAGCCAAATGAAGAAATGAAAGCACCAATACCTACCCATGCTAACTTGGAAGATCAACTTAACAAAGTCTTAAAAGATGCCAGACTACAAGGAGCAACAACTTCTATCAGCATCCGGAACGCTGTGGATGGGAAAGTACTTTACTCGAACTTAGGCGATACAAGAGTTCATCCAGCCTCCGTCATGAAACTTTTTACCGGCGTGGCCGCACTTGAAACGCTTGGACCCCAGCACACATTTAAAACAGAACTGTACACCGACGGGAAAATTAAAGACGGAAAGCTTCAAGGGAATCTTTATATAAAAGGGCTAGGCGACCCGACACTAACAACCGGCGATTTATTCACATTTGTAACGGAATTAAAGGAAAAAGGCATTCATACCGTTGCCGGAAATCTATTCGGAGATGATACTTGGTACGACGATGAACGCCTCTCTCAAGATTTAAACTGGTCAGATGAGCCGTATTATTCTGGCGCGCAAGTATCCGCGTTGACGCTATCTCCGAACGACGACTTTGACGCTGGAACGGTTATTGTCGATGTGTATCCCGCAACCAAATCAGGTGAACCCGGTACAATTCGAATGGTACCGGAAAACAGTTATTTAAAAATCGTCAACAAAACAAAAACCGTTGCGAAGAACGGAACTTCTTATATTAAAGCGGAGCGCATGCATGGCTCCAATACAATCATCGTCACCGGAACAATTCCGCTCGGCTTAAAACAAAACCGTTCCTGGGCATCTGTATGGGAACCAACGAATTACACGATGAATGTATTCAAACACGTATTAGACGAACAAGGCATCAAATTCACCAACGTGACTCAAGTCGGAACAGGCTCAGTTCCCAGCGGCGCAACTCTTCTAGCCACTAAACAGTCCATGCCCTTGAAAGAACTACTCACGCCATTTATGAAGTTAAGCAATAACGGACATGGTGAAGTTCTCGTTAAAGAAATGGGACGAGTAATCGGCGGCACAGGCAGTTGGAACAAAGGACTTGGGATGATGAATCATACACTCGCTGACATAGGCATAAATATGAACACGATGTTGCTGCGCGACGGTTCGGGAATGTCTCATAAAACCCTCGTCACCGCCAATGAAGTCACTAACCTCCTATATCTAGCGCAAGAAAAACCCTGGTACGAAGAATTCATGAATTCATTGCCCGTAGCGGGTATTGAAGAAAGATTTGTCGGCGGAACATTGCGGTATCGGATGAACGGCACAGCCGCAGAAAATAAAGTCAAAGCGAAAACAGGAACATTAAACGGTGTTTCGTCTTTGGCGGGGTATGCGGAAACAAAAGATGGAGAAGTGTTAATCTTTTCTGCCATTATCAATAATCACTTAGATGATACCGCGTATGGATTGTTAGATGAAATTGCGGTGATCATTGCGAGCTATAAGCGGGATTAG
- the mgtE gene encoding magnesium transporter has translation MSLINNVEKDEIAIGLIQLLKEGKKEAFQDVIKELMPYDVAHLYKELPVKRQPLFLEYLELKELANLLRYLTRDEQLHVIEILKPDRSAELLDLMKNDELAVMLTGLSSSVIDKLIKKMKHEESAVIRKILSYPEKSAGRSMSDRFVWIDKSYTVEKATQKLKHFSDLAEYLNYLYVIDHERKLVGVVSYRDLLLADFDVVIEDIMVKNVVKVDVLTKQEEVAKLIARHDFVSIPVVVEDNTLAGIITVDDVIDIIMREADDDIGMLMASGKDIDFNTPPFIAAYRRLPWLVLLLFIGLVSGSIIARFEATLEAVVALAFFMPMIAGMTGNTGTQSLAIVVRGFVTEDLSPKKTMKLIFRELFVGIIIGVTCAILISIIAYIWQGSIVLGLVVGASLLVTLIIGTLSGTIIPLILHKFKVDPAVASGPLITTINDILSLLIYFGIATMFISKLM, from the coding sequence ATGTCATTGATTAACAATGTGGAAAAAGATGAAATTGCAATCGGTTTAATACAACTGCTAAAAGAAGGCAAGAAAGAAGCGTTTCAAGATGTCATCAAAGAACTTATGCCTTATGACGTCGCGCATCTGTATAAGGAATTACCAGTTAAGCGCCAACCCCTGTTTCTTGAGTATTTGGAGTTGAAAGAGTTAGCGAACCTTTTGCGTTACTTAACTCGAGATGAACAGCTTCATGTCATTGAAATTCTGAAGCCTGATCGTTCAGCAGAACTATTAGACCTTATGAAAAATGACGAGCTCGCAGTCATGTTGACAGGATTATCAAGTAGCGTCATTGATAAACTTATTAAGAAGATGAAACACGAAGAATCTGCCGTAATCCGAAAAATTCTTTCTTATCCTGAAAAGTCTGCTGGGCGCTCGATGTCTGACCGCTTTGTTTGGATTGACAAGTCGTACACGGTTGAAAAAGCCACCCAAAAGCTGAAACACTTCTCCGATTTGGCGGAGTACTTAAACTACCTATACGTCATTGATCATGAACGAAAACTCGTCGGCGTCGTTTCTTACCGTGATTTATTGCTCGCGGATTTTGATGTGGTCATTGAAGATATTATGGTCAAGAATGTTGTGAAAGTAGACGTCTTAACGAAACAAGAAGAAGTGGCGAAACTGATCGCCAGACATGACTTCGTCTCCATTCCGGTTGTGGTGGAGGATAATACGTTAGCGGGCATCATAACAGTTGATGATGTTATTGACATTATTATGCGGGAAGCAGATGACGATATCGGAATGCTCATGGCTTCCGGTAAAGATATTGACTTCAATACGCCACCATTCATTGCAGCCTATAGACGCCTTCCATGGCTTGTTTTATTATTATTTATCGGTCTTGTTTCCGGAAGTATTATTGCAAGATTTGAAGCAACACTTGAAGCAGTTGTCGCACTGGCCTTTTTCATGCCGATGATTGCGGGTATGACAGGAAATACAGGTACTCAGTCTCTCGCGATTGTTGTACGTGGGTTTGTTACTGAGGATTTGAGTCCAAAGAAAACGATGAAACTGATTTTCAGAGAGCTATTTGTCGGTATTATTATTGGCGTAACTTGCGCAATCCTTATTTCAATCATCGCTTACATTTGGCAAGGCAGTATCGTTCTTGGATTAGTTGTCGGGGCTTCCTTACTCGTTACACTCATTATCGGGACACTCTCCGGCACGATTATCCCACTAATTTTACACAAGTTCAAAGTGGATCCAGCAGTTGCATCCGGGCCGCTAATCACAACAATTAATGATATATTATCGCTTCTAATTTACTTTGGCATTGCGACAATGTTTATATCAAAACTGATGTAA
- a CDS encoding sulfite exporter TauE/SafE family protein translates to MTIILFIVIILFASILQTSTGFGFSIMATPFLLLIFEPKEAIQINFVLSLVISAALIRKIRADVDMGILKRFMIGSLPGLPIGILIFLFAETRNLKVGIGVVILALTFLLMLNFHLKTTKRRDFFVGGLSGLLTTGIGMPGPPLLLYFSGTGTPKAQLRATTLAFYLFIYSISLVVQVLFAGSNKTVWISSGMGLPLVVLGLYFGQRLFHRINQKYFRIFTYLILLFTGVYLFTQ, encoded by the coding sequence ATGACTATTATATTATTTATCGTCATCATATTATTTGCGTCAATTTTACAAACAAGCACGGGATTCGGCTTTTCTATCATGGCAACGCCGTTCTTATTGTTGATTTTCGAACCTAAAGAAGCCATTCAAATCAATTTCGTATTATCATTAGTCATTTCCGCAGCGCTTATTAGAAAAATCCGCGCAGATGTTGATATGGGTATTTTAAAACGATTTATGATTGGAAGTTTACCAGGATTACCAATTGGGATTCTGATTTTTTTATTTGCGGAAACGAGAAATTTGAAAGTTGGTATTGGCGTAGTCATTTTAGCCTTAACATTTTTGCTTATGTTGAATTTTCACTTGAAGACGACCAAGCGCCGCGATTTTTTTGTCGGTGGCTTATCTGGTTTACTGACAACCGGTATCGGCATGCCCGGACCGCCATTACTGCTTTACTTTTCTGGAACAGGCACACCGAAAGCACAATTGCGTGCGACGACATTAGCCTTTTATCTTTTCATTTATTCAATTAGCCTAGTCGTTCAAGTTTTATTTGCCGGGTCCAATAAAACCGTTTGGATATCGAGTGGAATGGGGTTGCCCCTAGTCGTTTTAGGACTATACTTTGGACAACGCCTATTCCACCGTATCAATCAGAAGTACTTTCGGATTTTCACTTATTTGATTTTGTTATTTACGGGTGTCTACTTATTCACGCAATGA
- a CDS encoding methionine ABC transporter ATP-binding protein gives MIEFKNVSKTFSLGKREVHAVKDVSLSVKKGEIYGIIGFSGAGKSTLLRLVNMLERPTSGSVFIQNVDVSSLSAKELRTQRRNIGMIFQNFNLFNSRTVAGNVAYPLKLAGATKQEVQERVKELLAFVGLSDKAKDYPDQLSGGQKQRVGIARALASSPEVLICDEATSALDPDTTADILRLLKKVNKELGITILLITHEMHVIQSICDKVAVMEEGEVIESGAVFETFTNPQHSTTQRFIQSIQQDLPSEKLLDEWRSKGGTQLYRVIFKGEIASDPVLSQITRKHGIDFNIVYGSVREVQERFFGNLLISFEGEPAKIQKVLQTLEAIVDIKEVIKDES, from the coding sequence ATGATTGAATTTAAAAATGTCTCGAAGACGTTTAGTCTTGGAAAACGAGAAGTGCATGCGGTTAAAGATGTTTCGCTATCGGTTAAAAAAGGAGAAATATACGGTATTATCGGATTTAGTGGTGCCGGAAAGAGTACGTTGCTACGTTTAGTGAATATGTTGGAACGTCCAACTTCTGGCTCTGTGTTCATCCAGAATGTTGATGTCAGTTCATTATCCGCGAAGGAATTACGCACGCAACGCCGCAACATCGGGATGATTTTCCAAAACTTTAACTTATTTAATTCAAGAACTGTTGCTGGAAACGTTGCTTATCCTTTAAAGTTGGCCGGCGCTACCAAACAAGAAGTCCAGGAGCGTGTGAAAGAACTATTAGCTTTTGTCGGTCTATCCGATAAGGCGAAAGATTATCCAGATCAACTATCAGGCGGACAAAAACAACGTGTCGGGATTGCTCGGGCGCTTGCCAGTTCTCCGGAAGTTCTCATCTGTGATGAAGCGACATCCGCTTTGGATCCTGATACCACCGCTGATATTTTACGGTTACTCAAAAAGGTAAATAAGGAGTTGGGAATCACCATTCTTCTTATCACACATGAAATGCATGTTATCCAATCCATTTGTGACAAAGTGGCGGTCATGGAGGAAGGCGAAGTAATTGAGTCTGGTGCGGTTTTCGAAACCTTTACGAATCCGCAACACTCAACGACGCAACGCTTTATCCAATCCATTCAACAAGACTTGCCTTCTGAGAAGCTTTTAGACGAATGGCGTTCCAAGGGCGGTACCCAGTTATATCGCGTCATTTTTAAAGGCGAAATTGCAAGCGACCCTGTTCTATCGCAAATCACTCGAAAACACGGCATCGATTTCAACATCGTCTATGGTTCAGTTCGAGAAGTTCAAGAAAGGTTTTTCGGTAATCTTCTGATTTCCTTTGAAGGTGAACCG